In the Gossypium raimondii isolate GPD5lz chromosome 9, ASM2569854v1, whole genome shotgun sequence genome, one interval contains:
- the LOC105800524 gene encoding transcription repressor OFP12, translated as MSNMFLKMFHLCFTNLKSMDESSILLPSSSIKQDPSSFPKNFNSLYDLSTSSASTSLLTPSVRTTDSDSDADATPDFATVYASHRFFFSSPGRSNSIIESPDTRPEAEPNTETTTETPPQPPPMDGGVAVKKYSPDPYRDFRFSMQEMIEARNLTDVNKDWDFLHELLICYLTLNPKNTHKFIVSAFADIIVCLLSSSPESDTPENHRR; from the coding sequence atgtcgAATATGTTCTTGAAAATGTTTCATCTCTGCTTCACAAATCTTAAATCAATGGacgaatcttcaatcttactcCCATCATCATCAATAAAACAAGATCCTTCATCGTTTCCCAAGAACTTTAACTCCCTTTACGACCTTTCAACATCATCAGCTTCCACTTCCCTTTTAACACCTTCCGTTCGCACCACCGATTCCGACTCCGACGCCGACGCCACACCTGATTTCGCCACCGTATACGCTTCCCACcgtttcttcttctcttctccaGGTCGTTCTAACTCCATCATCGAGTCACCCGATACAAGGCCCGAAGCTGAACCTAACACCGAGACGACGACCGAAACACCGCCTCAACCACCGCCGATGGACGGTGGCGTTGCTGTCAAGAAATACTCGCCGGACCCATACAGAGATTTCAGGTTTTCAATGCAAGAAATGATCGAAGCGAGGAACTTAACCGATGTGAACAAAGACTGGGACTTCCTGCATGAACTACTCATCTGTTACCTTACTTTAAACCCCAAAAACACCCACAAGTTCATCGTTAGTGCTTTTGCTGATATCATTGTCTGTCTACTCTCATCGTCGCCGGAATCCGATACACCCGAAAACCACCGCCGGtga
- the LOC105800525 gene encoding uncharacterized protein LOC105800525 isoform X1 — protein MMSIPSPSHMGTPPHSENPHMDTTPPLDNPHDMGSSHIDIQQDLNSHMDTPPHTENPNDMGSPHIDIHQDLFPDYYGGTAPASAPAPAPALDSAPSEPKHEFEGNDNHNGNNDSAPVIKDNNSPPPVPPGSSGEGLPYAPIHWPNAGDIWTWKVGRRVNSAGFYGDRFLHVPESLRKPNSPKVFASKPALERFIRLNFPDADVNAFFASFVWKIPAIVESPTKVAAAPAAPAEGTEDDKQESDTKGLRRTQRKRAPPPPPFSTPSSIEAAPEEGTEDVKQESNSKTPRRTQRKRAPPAPPVSTPNSSNGKKMQKNSKGSTKTKRPTRQRGKESAPPPAETEDMNSGLDLSFLDNETGRAEFDNYLSSLDEILAQPFSEEPFSHPAEMQNSFAGDSEMAEARRKLSSLLDMDFPSLICFKDLEELAGLASKLRKDPTLTAEQLVKLKLIEEIPSFCEVFLENREVMEQADKFFRGLDDNRAKVSSLKQEYSELKQQVTNLESEVDSNTMTVQDIDNQIAQLKAHRAELTKLIDKKKRDKDELTYNQKLVANSIPKVVHEVQLANAKKPEWELKKENALKREGEILAKFAPLKGFSL, from the exons ATGATGTCAATTCCTTCACCTTCTCATATGGGTACTCCCCCTCATTCTGAGAACCCTCATATGGATACTACTCCCCCTCTTGATAACCCCCATGACATGGGTAGTTCACACATAGATATTCAACAAGATCTCAACTCTCATATGGATACTCCCCCTCATACTGAAAACCCTAATGATATGGGCAGTCCACATATAGATATTCATCAAGATCTGTTTCCAga TTACTATGGTGGAACAGCTCCGGCTTCGGCTCCGGCTCCGGCTCCTGCCCTGGATTCTGCTCCATCTGAGCCAAAACATGAATTTGAGGGAAATGATAACCATAATGGAAATAATGATAGTGCTCCTgtaattaaagataataattCCCCTCCACCAGTTCCACCTGGTAGTAGTGGGGAAGGATTACCTTATGCTCCTATACATTGGCCAAATGCTGGTGATATTTGGACCTGGAAAGTGGGGAGGAGAGTCAACAGTGCTGGCTTCTATGGCGATAGATTTCTCCATGTTCCAGAAAGTCTTCGAAAGCCAAATAGTCCAAAAGTCTTTGCGAGCAAGCCAGCACTTGAACGTTTTATCCGGTTGAATTTCCCGGATGCAGATGTTAATGCGTTCTTTGCTTCATTTGTTTGGAAGATCCCTGCCATTGTGGAATCTCCTACTAAAG TGGCAGCAGCGCCTGCAGCACCAGCAGAAGGAACAGAAGATGATAAACAAGAAAGTGACACAAAAGGTCTCCGTAGAACCCAAAGGAAGAGGGCTCCCCCTCCTCCCCCATTCAGTACTCCGAGTTCCATCGAAG CAGCGCCAGAAGAAGGAACGGAAGATGTTAAACAAGAAAGTAACTCAAAAACTCCCCGTAGAACCCAAAGGAAGAGGGCTCCCCCGGCTCCCCCAGTGAGTACTCCGAATTCCAGTAATGGTAAAAAAATGCAGAAGAATAGTAAAGGATCAACCAAAACTAAGCGACCAACTCGCCAGCGCGGTAAAGAGTCTGCCCCACCCCCAGCTGAAACTGAAGATATGAATAGCGGTCTTGATTTGTCTTTCTTAGACAATGAAACGGGAAGAG CGGAATTCGACAACTACCTCAGTTCTTTGGATGAAATCCTTGCTCAGCCTTTCTCTGAAGAACCATTTTCGCATCCAGCAGAGATGCAAAACTCGTTTGCAGGAGACAGCGAAATGGCTGAAGCTCGAAGGAAACTATCTTCCCTTCTCGATATGGATTTCCCTTCATTGATTTGCTTCAAAGACCTCGAAGAACTCGCGGGTCTAGCATCCAAACTCCGAAAAGACCCCACTCTTACCGCCGAACAACTCGTGAAGCTGAAGTTAATAGAAGAGATCCCATCATTTTGCGAGGTGTTCCTCGAAAACAGGGAAGTAATGGAACAGGCAGATAAGTTCTTTAGAGGCCTTGACGACAACAGGGCCAAGGTCTCTTCCCTGAAACAAGAATACAGCGAGTTAAAACAACAGGTAACAAACCTAGAGTCCGAGGTAGATTCCAACACAATGACCGTGCAAGATATCGACAACCAGATAGCACAACTCAAAGCACATCGAGCCGAGCTCACGAAACTGatagacaaaaagaaaagagacaaGGATGAATTGACATATAACCAAAAGTTGGTGGCAAACTCGATACCGAAAGTGGTGCATGAGGTACAGCTTGCTAATGCTAAAAAACCAGAATGGGAGCTAAAGAAGGAAAATGCATTAAAGCGTGAAGGTGAAATACTAGCTAAATTTGCTCCTTTAAAAGGGTTTTCCCTTTGA
- the LOC105800525 gene encoding uncharacterized protein LOC105800525 isoform X2, with protein sequence MMSIPSPSHMGTPPHSENPHMDTTPPLDNPHDMGSSHIDIQQDLNSHMDTPPHTENPNDMGSPHIDIHQDLFPDYYGGTAPASAPAPAPALDSAPSEPKHEFEGNDNHNGNNDSAPVIKDNNSPPPVPPGSSGEGLPYAPIHWPNAGDIWTWKVGRRVNSAGFYGDRFLHVPESLRKPNSPKVFASKPALERFIRLNFPDADVNAFFASFVWKIPAIVESPTKVAAAPAAPAEGTEDDKQESDTKGLRRTQRKRAPPPPPFSTPSSIEAPEEGTEDVKQESNSKTPRRTQRKRAPPAPPVSTPNSSNGKKMQKNSKGSTKTKRPTRQRGKESAPPPAETEDMNSGLDLSFLDNETGRAEFDNYLSSLDEILAQPFSEEPFSHPAEMQNSFAGDSEMAEARRKLSSLLDMDFPSLICFKDLEELAGLASKLRKDPTLTAEQLVKLKLIEEIPSFCEVFLENREVMEQADKFFRGLDDNRAKVSSLKQEYSELKQQVTNLESEVDSNTMTVQDIDNQIAQLKAHRAELTKLIDKKKRDKDELTYNQKLVANSIPKVVHEVQLANAKKPEWELKKENALKREGEILAKFAPLKGFSL encoded by the exons ATGATGTCAATTCCTTCACCTTCTCATATGGGTACTCCCCCTCATTCTGAGAACCCTCATATGGATACTACTCCCCCTCTTGATAACCCCCATGACATGGGTAGTTCACACATAGATATTCAACAAGATCTCAACTCTCATATGGATACTCCCCCTCATACTGAAAACCCTAATGATATGGGCAGTCCACATATAGATATTCATCAAGATCTGTTTCCAga TTACTATGGTGGAACAGCTCCGGCTTCGGCTCCGGCTCCGGCTCCTGCCCTGGATTCTGCTCCATCTGAGCCAAAACATGAATTTGAGGGAAATGATAACCATAATGGAAATAATGATAGTGCTCCTgtaattaaagataataattCCCCTCCACCAGTTCCACCTGGTAGTAGTGGGGAAGGATTACCTTATGCTCCTATACATTGGCCAAATGCTGGTGATATTTGGACCTGGAAAGTGGGGAGGAGAGTCAACAGTGCTGGCTTCTATGGCGATAGATTTCTCCATGTTCCAGAAAGTCTTCGAAAGCCAAATAGTCCAAAAGTCTTTGCGAGCAAGCCAGCACTTGAACGTTTTATCCGGTTGAATTTCCCGGATGCAGATGTTAATGCGTTCTTTGCTTCATTTGTTTGGAAGATCCCTGCCATTGTGGAATCTCCTACTAAAG TGGCAGCAGCGCCTGCAGCACCAGCAGAAGGAACAGAAGATGATAAACAAGAAAGTGACACAAAAGGTCTCCGTAGAACCCAAAGGAAGAGGGCTCCCCCTCCTCCCCCATTCAGTACTCCGAGTTCCATCGAAG CGCCAGAAGAAGGAACGGAAGATGTTAAACAAGAAAGTAACTCAAAAACTCCCCGTAGAACCCAAAGGAAGAGGGCTCCCCCGGCTCCCCCAGTGAGTACTCCGAATTCCAGTAATGGTAAAAAAATGCAGAAGAATAGTAAAGGATCAACCAAAACTAAGCGACCAACTCGCCAGCGCGGTAAAGAGTCTGCCCCACCCCCAGCTGAAACTGAAGATATGAATAGCGGTCTTGATTTGTCTTTCTTAGACAATGAAACGGGAAGAG CGGAATTCGACAACTACCTCAGTTCTTTGGATGAAATCCTTGCTCAGCCTTTCTCTGAAGAACCATTTTCGCATCCAGCAGAGATGCAAAACTCGTTTGCAGGAGACAGCGAAATGGCTGAAGCTCGAAGGAAACTATCTTCCCTTCTCGATATGGATTTCCCTTCATTGATTTGCTTCAAAGACCTCGAAGAACTCGCGGGTCTAGCATCCAAACTCCGAAAAGACCCCACTCTTACCGCCGAACAACTCGTGAAGCTGAAGTTAATAGAAGAGATCCCATCATTTTGCGAGGTGTTCCTCGAAAACAGGGAAGTAATGGAACAGGCAGATAAGTTCTTTAGAGGCCTTGACGACAACAGGGCCAAGGTCTCTTCCCTGAAACAAGAATACAGCGAGTTAAAACAACAGGTAACAAACCTAGAGTCCGAGGTAGATTCCAACACAATGACCGTGCAAGATATCGACAACCAGATAGCACAACTCAAAGCACATCGAGCCGAGCTCACGAAACTGatagacaaaaagaaaagagacaaGGATGAATTGACATATAACCAAAAGTTGGTGGCAAACTCGATACCGAAAGTGGTGCATGAGGTACAGCTTGCTAATGCTAAAAAACCAGAATGGGAGCTAAAGAAGGAAAATGCATTAAAGCGTGAAGGTGAAATACTAGCTAAATTTGCTCCTTTAAAAGGGTTTTCCCTTTGA